attctttAAAGGTAGACGCCACACAAAATAGAGTTGGAGTCAATTTGGTATCTGAGCTAGGGCAAATAACATGACCCGTGTACCATTACATGGTGCAGGCCGTGTGACTCTCTGGAGCTTGAAATTCTTCATCAAATAGTGGGATAGAAGGTTACACGGGCTAGGGACCATTACACATAGTcccttacacgacctgtgtaattGTCTTTTCTTTGGCACTTTCCTGATAGCTGGTTACACGGGTATGGTCCTCCCAATGCACAACTTGTATAATCTTTCCAGAACTTGACTTGTGCTTTTTGACTTCTTAACTTGTCCAATTGTGCTCTAGGCTTTAGATTTGCATTAAATTACCTAATAAAACACATAAATCAAGAATTTAAGTTAGATCAACTCAAAAtcctaaaatataataaaattaattataactcACGCAATTAACTAACAAAATGCCAATGAATGCAATAAAAAGTACCTTAAAGtacatatataatataagtgtATTATTCTTTCTTATCTTGCAGGTCCATATTCGTAGGAAAATCTGCCAAcattaataattaaaatgaattgatcattgtaaattaaatgtttataaatttaaaacatgcaggcaaaataaataaaaaaaaagcatATGAAGTAAAAGTTGATGTAAATATAACCGAAAAAAACTTATTTATAGAAAAAATTATCAATATCAAATTTattgtaataaaattttttttcctccAGTTATTTTTTATGTGAcaataaaattgatattttatttttgagataaataaaattatataattagaaTATATTCTTGTAAAAAGTTATCCAAATAAAATGTAAATAGCATGTAAAATCTTTAAcaggtaaaaacaataaaaattctataaactatTACAAATATAAAAGACATTCTTCTCAATTTACAACATGTAACACGTTCTttacactataaattataaatgtAAAACAAAAAATTTATCCTTATGTTTTGGACTTTCTATGCTAATGAAGCAGATTAAATGATATTTgcaaaattatatgaaaatatagtggacttcaattaattaaaattaaaatttaaaattttagatgaaTTTCCATATAAGTGATTAAAAttgaataatataaaaatataaataaaatttacacaAAGatgaaaatattaaagaaaataaaattatattcaaatcaataattaaaatgaaaataatttacaaatagaAAGATGGACGACTCAAGCTATTAGAGTTTGCAAGCAAAACATCATTAAACAGGCAATCTATATGTTTCACAAATAACATAACATAACAgaaactttttcaactttttaatATGTTAAATCTAAGCCCGACAAGGGATTTCCCAACAAGCCTTATAAAAATATGTTGTTTGACCAACGAGTTGCATTACTTAACAATtacttaataatattttttttttttcaatctaaATTCAACTAATCTCTTATAAAAAGAATTTTTACAAGTTTGACGCTACCTCTAAAtagataataataaattttaatttttaaaaataagaattattaaaaaaatgttgaaaaaataaattttcaattaagaaAAACTGAGTTTAGCaagatttaataatttaatataaaaaatgagttaaacataataaaaaaataaaactgcTGAATGCATAAAAGAAAAACAATCTAACTTTGGGCAAGGATAGGAttggattttattttattatatattcctATAATATTATGACaagtatttaattaattcttttttaatttaaattcaaccAAAATCTTATGAAAATAAttcttatttatttaaatttgacaAATTCTTTTTGATGATCTAGACGTTTGACGTTgaccaaaaataataataatatttttttttaacaaaataaacattaggaaaaaaatttttgaaaaaaaaaacaaattttcaATGAAGGAAAAAAGTGACTTCAACAAGAATTAAGAATTTAATGTAGAAAACGAtttaaacataataaaaaataaaattgctcAATGCCTAAAAGAAAAAACATATTTAAAACAAAGTtaaattttatagatttttattttagtgtatggaaggaaattaaaaaagaaatatgaaattaaaattacCAAGAAATATATTCttctctaattaatatatatatatatatatatatatatatatatataaaactaatttaaaaaaataaaattatttgaataaacaaGTAAAATTGAATCAACATAAACCAAATGAAGGATATTTGCAAAaatcttttatattatttaataattgatATAATtctaatctaaatttttaaaacaaCAAATAAGAAAAATCTAAATAAATTTGACCATAATCTTTTGTAGAATAGACTCATTGCCATTTCTATAATAAAGAAATATCTAAAtctcttttttaatttttctaatttCCCTACATTCTTATCAAACGCTTCTTGTCATGTCAATGTTCCTATTTTTGCGGATCATttaaacattattattattattattattattattattattatgtaaaaAACTAAAGTTTATAGTTgtgattgatgatatattttgagaaagtaaaattattttgttttgaaaaataagataatttaataaaaattttataatttatttaataaaatttttaaaaattaatattttttaaaataattaattttgaaaattttattaatttaaagaaaaaataatttttttaaaaaaaatatgtataatAGTTTTTAAAAACTTAAGAGATAAATTACATacgataaattttattaaaaaaattataaaaacatatttagagttcattaaatattatttacatattttttttaaaatattatatatgctttttatgttaaattatctttttttttataatatgatTGTTTGATAATTATTAGTAATTATATAGGGTACTGATTCatactataaaaaaaattataatatgaaaaatatgtatgttaataaaataattatttaattaaaatttattgtttataattataaataaaaaatgtaaCAAACTAATCTGTTATATTTTTAAATCAATAACagttaatttacaaaaaaaataattatttttcaataaaatatatatatcttAGCAACTAAGTTTTTTCTCtatggaaaaaaaattaaaagctcagtaaaaaaatgcaatttataaaaattatattttatttatttatgaacttattaaatttaatatttttttaattaatatattaaaaaaaaaaaaaaaaagaaaccttaAACTAGATTCTAAATTTATTTTTGCCGACGGCCACATTTTCCATCTGGTCCACATTCCACTCTCGATGTAACTTTCCTAATAAGAAGTCCGATCCCGAGGCCTCAAATACAGAGAAAGACACGACATCAATCCAGACTCAGAGATTCACAGAAGCAATGGCGAAGAAGGCAGTCTTGATAGGAATCAATTACCCAGGCACCAAGGCAGAACTGAAGGGCTGCATAAACGATGTCAAGAGGATGTACCGATGCCTGGTCGATCGATATGGGTTCTCTGAGGAAGACATCACCGTCTTGATAGATACCGATGAATCCTACATCCAGCCAACTGGGAAGAATATTCGCAGGGTCCTCACTGATCTTGTGAGATCGGCTGAGCCAGGCGATTTGCTTTTTGTGCACTACAGTGGACATGGGACCAGGCTTCCTGCCGAGACTGGGGAAGATGATGATACTGGCTTTGATGAATGCATTGTGCCCTGTGACATGAATCTTATCACTGGTATTTTCTACTCTTTTGAATTGTGAACTCACGCGTTCTGATGGTTTTTGTGATCTTATTTCATATCTTGCGAATTTTCTTCTCTTAAGTGTAAAAGTTCTGTGATTTGTTTTCGTTAGtactttctttttaatttcagatCTTACTCATTTCTgggatggattttttttttttaattatttgtagGAAGAAATTGGTAAATTATTCCAACAATTGATTAGAACATTAAAATCAGATGCAGTATTATCATTTATTTGTGTTGTTTTGTTTGTTCTTTGTGATGACTCTATTCTGGATCCGTTATTTTCTCTTTGGCATGAAAATGGGTGCTGTGCATGACAACTTAAGGAGGCAACTCTTGCTTTGTTTCTGTTGGCTTTGGATAAGGATGCCTTGTTAGTTCATGCTTTTGTCTGGTAATTATCACATCGGTCACTCAAGAAGTGTTTTTATAAAGAGCGACTGAACTTTAATGTGTTATGAAAACATTTAATGAACTTCAATttgattttgtaaaaattattagAATCGAAAATTAAAGATTTTAGATCAACACGTTGACATGTcaactattttacaaataaaattacccACAAAACAGGGAGGGGGGAGGGATTTAATGGCAAGGGGTAATTGTATGGGTTTTatacatctttttttttttaagaaattaataaataagataattttatttataaaattgtaAAAAATTTAAAGTTCAATGACTTTATAAAAACACTCAGTTGACTGCATATGATATTTACCCTGTTTGTCTTTTCATTGGGTGGGAGGGGTGAAttaaatattcttttttttttaattttattttagttttcaaAATGTTCAAGATTAGAAAATAGAGAGCTTTTTTTTGTATTTCTTCTCTTGTGATGGAAAGCTGTTGAGAGGATCAAGCTAAATGAAGGTAGTGATTTGTTACTACTGTTAAAGAAAACAGAAAAATGTGTGTTCTTCCTTTCTTCCATTCCTTTTATTTGCTTACGACACTTGAATGGGATACTTTAtggggagatttttttttttactgcagACAATCTCTGTAAGAGAACAAAGAAAGCAACACATAAGTATGGTGTATATATGTTCTTTGCATAAGTAATGCAAAATGGTGCAATGCTTGTCTTTGCAATGTGTATGGACTAGCTCAGTCAGTTGTGTAAGTATTTTTGGTAATGGCTGAATCAGTTGAGAATCAGTTGGGAGGGGGGGAATCTTGCTCTAAGGGGAAGGAAAACTTCTCCTGCTCCTAACAGTGGCTTGCTTAGGACTCTTTGATTTCTGGTGATGTGTTTACATTTTTCCATTGTTCATACTTCTATATGCTTTATTCACACTCTTTTCTTACAAATAATTTGCCTTTATGTATTTAGGATTTTGGATTGATGATCCCAAAAGTAGGATATTTTGTGATTGTTTCTTTGGATATTAAAGCAAAATTTCCAGAATCATCCGAATACATTTTAGTAGTTACTGAATGGTTTAGTAGCTGATGATGATAATATCAAGAAATCCTACTTGCTAACTGTTTTTTGTGTTGGTCATGAACAGATGATGACTTCAGGGAGTTTGTGGATCAAGTACCACATGGCTGCCGCATAACAGTTGTATCTGATTCTTGCCATAGCGGTGGGCTTATTGACGAGGCTAAAGAGCAAATAGGGGAGAGCACAAAGCGTAAAGAGGAGGAATCAGAAAGTGGGTTTGGATTCAAAAGTTTCTTGAAACAGACCATCCAAGATGCATTTGAATCTCGTGGAGTTCACCTTCCTTCTGATTTGCACCACCACCACGGCCATAGGGATGAGGAGGATTTTGATAACAGAGTAGTTGAAGAAGACTATGGTGACAGTGGCTATGTGAAGAGTAAATCTCTGCCTCTCTCAACTCTCATAGAAATTC
The sequence above is a segment of the Hevea brasiliensis isolate MT/VB/25A 57/8 chromosome 11, ASM3005281v1, whole genome shotgun sequence genome. Coding sequences within it:
- the LOC110673713 gene encoding metacaspase-4 yields the protein MAKKAVLIGINYPGTKAELKGCINDVKRMYRCLVDRYGFSEEDITVLIDTDESYIQPTGKNIRRVLTDLVRSAEPGDLLFVHYSGHGTRLPAETGEDDDTGFDECIVPCDMNLITDDDFREFVDQVPHGCRITVVSDSCHSGGLIDEAKEQIGESTKRKEEESESGFGFKSFLKQTIQDAFESRGVHLPSDLHHHHGHRDEEDFDNRVVEEDYGDSGYVKSKSLPLSTLIEILKQKTGKDDIDVGKLRPTLFDMFGDDASPKVKKFMKVILNKLRHGDGESGGGGFLGMVGSLAQEFLKHKLDENDESYVKPALETEVDSKQEVYAGKTKRSLPDGGILISGCQTDQTSADASPSGKSSEAYGALSNAIQTIIAETDGAVTNQELVLKARKMLKKQGFTQKPGLYCSDDHVEGSFVC